A stretch of the Bradyrhizobium arachidis genome encodes the following:
- a CDS encoding SIS domain-containing protein, with translation MPSSKPLMTSSSGPASSPVESALRTLETEASGISALSAALKGPLGATFAAAVEMIRQAKGRVIVTGLGKSGHMARKIAATLASTGTPAFFVHTAEAAHGDLGMITADDVIMALSWSGEQPEMKTLVNYSARFAIPMIAVTSNAASSLGQAADIVIELPKAREACPHNLAPTTSTMMQVAIGDAIAIALLEGRGFTALEFAHFHPGGKLGAMLKFVRDYMRTGAEIPVKPMGTKMSDAVVEMSAKGLGCVCIVNTTGDVAGIITDGDLRRHMRPDLLTVAVDEIMTKQPKTVPPSMMATEMIEVLNSRKITTLIVTEANKPVGIVHLHDLLRAGVA, from the coding sequence ATGCCGAGTTCGAAACCGCTGATGACCTCATCATCCGGCCCCGCCTCTTCACCCGTCGAATCCGCGCTCCGCACGCTGGAGACGGAAGCAAGCGGCATCAGCGCGCTCTCCGCGGCCCTGAAGGGCCCGCTGGGCGCGACGTTCGCGGCAGCCGTCGAGATGATCCGGCAAGCCAAGGGCCGCGTCATCGTCACCGGGCTCGGCAAGTCCGGCCACATGGCGCGCAAGATCGCGGCAACGCTGGCCTCGACCGGCACGCCGGCCTTCTTCGTCCACACCGCCGAAGCCGCCCATGGCGACCTCGGCATGATCACTGCCGACGACGTCATCATGGCGCTGTCCTGGTCCGGCGAGCAGCCGGAAATGAAGACCCTCGTGAACTATTCGGCGCGTTTTGCGATCCCGATGATCGCGGTGACGTCGAACGCGGCGTCCTCGCTGGGCCAGGCCGCCGACATCGTGATCGAACTGCCGAAGGCGCGCGAGGCCTGCCCGCACAATCTGGCGCCAACCACCTCGACCATGATGCAGGTCGCGATCGGCGATGCCATCGCGATCGCGCTGCTGGAAGGCCGCGGCTTCACCGCGCTGGAATTCGCCCACTTCCATCCCGGCGGCAAGCTGGGCGCGATGCTGAAATTCGTGCGCGACTACATGCGCACGGGCGCGGAGATCCCGGTCAAGCCGATGGGCACAAAAATGTCGGATGCCGTGGTCGAGATGTCGGCCAAGGGGCTCGGCTGCGTCTGCATCGTGAACACCACTGGCGACGTCGCGGGCATCATCACCGACGGCGATCTGCGCCGCCACATGCGCCCCGACCTGCTCACGGTCGCGGTCGACGAGATCATGACCAAGCAGCCAAAAACCGTGCCGCCCTCGATGATGGCGACCGAGATGATCGAGGTCTTGAACTCACGCAAGATCACGACGCTGATCGTGACGGAAGCGAACAAGCCGGTCGGCATCGTGCATCTGCACGATCTGCTGCGCGCGGGGGTGGCGTAG
- a CDS encoding outer membrane beta-barrel protein — protein sequence MGSPPGRGRSKRAHLVRAALPCLALIALKAAPAAAQTMTTPDLFNPNRGGFVAQQNLPTRKTTTDTASTIDQPSVPGSELNKLKEPPPAPTRIGQLPSYDLKPASGAAASGYDSLNRKRTQPKYYPGQARPKRSPGPGTPPPPTPVRSSTGQPPPIAPPPSVNAAKTPVPPAMAGNVPGQPPRRRLKPDDDPFGAVGDYAGSFLLKGAVELSTGYDTNPARLNKPIGSPFYMIAPEFLAVSDWERHALVADLRGSFTGYTNTLPATIDGAASPAPVDIDRPDFTGHIDGRLDVDRDLKLTSQLRLRLATDNPGSPNIQAGLARYPVYATFGTTVGVDQTFNRLQLSAGGTVDRTAYTDSKLTDGSTSSNDDRNYNQYGGVGRVSYDLKPGLKPFVEVEGDTRVHDQPADRNGYFRDSNGGYAKVGTSFEFSRILIGELSIGYTARNYVDPRLSQLKGLLTTGSLVWNASGLTTVKFITDTQISETAVPGGSGVLVRTYTAEVDHDFRRWLTAIGKFTYGTLDYQGLNRNDKTYSMQGDLIYKLNRNLWIKGTLRHDILQSNVVGAGSQGTVVMLGVRLQN from the coding sequence GTGGGGTCGCCTCCAGGCAGGGGCCGGAGCAAGCGCGCGCATCTCGTTCGCGCCGCCTTGCCGTGCCTTGCGCTGATCGCCCTCAAGGCCGCGCCGGCGGCGGCGCAGACCATGACGACACCGGACCTCTTCAATCCCAACCGGGGCGGCTTCGTTGCGCAGCAGAACCTGCCGACCCGCAAGACGACGACCGACACCGCCAGCACGATCGACCAACCCTCGGTGCCCGGCAGCGAGCTCAACAAGCTGAAGGAGCCGCCGCCCGCGCCGACGCGGATCGGCCAGCTTCCGAGCTACGATCTGAAGCCCGCCAGCGGCGCTGCGGCCTCCGGCTATGACTCGCTGAACCGCAAGCGCACGCAGCCAAAATATTATCCGGGGCAGGCGCGGCCAAAACGCTCGCCGGGGCCGGGCACGCCGCCTCCGCCGACACCGGTGCGATCGAGCACGGGTCAGCCGCCGCCGATCGCGCCGCCGCCCTCGGTCAACGCCGCCAAGACGCCGGTGCCGCCGGCAATGGCCGGCAACGTGCCGGGCCAGCCGCCGCGCCGCCGCCTCAAGCCCGACGACGATCCGTTCGGCGCGGTCGGCGATTACGCCGGCTCGTTCCTGCTCAAGGGAGCGGTCGAACTCTCCACCGGCTACGACACCAACCCCGCGCGCCTCAACAAGCCGATCGGCTCGCCGTTCTACATGATCGCGCCGGAGTTTTTGGCGGTGTCCGACTGGGAACGCCACGCACTGGTCGCCGACCTCCGCGGCTCCTTCACCGGTTACACCAACACGCTGCCCGCGACCATCGACGGCGCCGCTTCGCCCGCGCCTGTCGACATCGACCGTCCGGATTTCACCGGCCATATCGACGGCCGCCTCGATGTCGACCGCGACCTCAAGCTGACCTCGCAACTGCGCCTGCGGCTTGCGACCGACAATCCCGGCAGCCCGAACATCCAGGCCGGCCTCGCCAGGTATCCGGTCTATGCCACCTTCGGCACCACGGTTGGCGTCGACCAGACTTTCAACCGCCTCCAGCTCTCCGCCGGCGGCACCGTCGATCGCACGGCCTACACGGACTCCAAGCTCACCGACGGCTCGACCTCCAGCAACGACGACCGCAACTACAACCAGTATGGTGGCGTCGGGCGCGTCTCCTACGATCTCAAGCCGGGCCTGAAACCGTTCGTGGAAGTCGAGGGCGACACCCGCGTGCACGACCAGCCCGCCGACCGCAACGGCTACTTCCGTGATTCCAACGGCGGCTATGCCAAGGTCGGTACGTCCTTCGAGTTCTCGCGCATCCTCATCGGCGAACTCTCGATCGGCTACACCGCGCGCAACTATGTCGATCCGCGCCTCAGCCAGTTGAAAGGCCTGCTCACGACGGGCTCATTGGTGTGGAACGCGAGCGGGCTCACCACGGTCAAATTCATCACCGACACGCAAATCTCCGAAACCGCCGTCCCCGGCGGCTCGGGCGTCCTGGTGCGCACCTACACCGCCGAGGTCGACCACGACTTCCGTCGCTGGCTGACTGCCATCGGCAAGTTCACCTACGGCACGCTCGACTACCAGGGCCTGAACCGCAACGACAAGACCTACTCGATGCAGGGCGACCTGATCTACAAGCTCAACCGCAACCTCTGGATCAAGGGCACGCTGCGTCACGACATTCTGCAGTCGAATGTCGTGGGCGCGGGTTCACAGGGGACGGTGGTGATGCTGGGGGTGAGGTTGCAGAATTAG
- a CDS encoding carboxymuconolactone decarboxylase family protein, whose protein sequence is MSARIAPLEPPYPPEVQAQFDRIMRGAPPLTLFRVMAGHPRAWDKFRAGSLLDPGPLSLRQREIVIDRTTALNGCEYEWGVHVAIFAGAAHLTEEEVRATVLGNANSPCWSPAEQAMIAAVEALHHRATLDEPEFAALSAHYDNAQILEIMLLCGFYRTVSYLANGLRLPLEGKAARFPR, encoded by the coding sequence ATGTCAGCACGCATTGCACCGCTCGAGCCGCCATATCCACCGGAAGTTCAGGCCCAGTTCGACCGCATCATGCGCGGCGCGCCGCCGCTGACGCTGTTCCGGGTGATGGCGGGCCATCCGCGCGCCTGGGACAAATTTCGCGCCGGCAGCCTGCTCGATCCCGGGCCGCTCTCCCTGCGCCAGCGTGAGATCGTCATCGATCGCACGACCGCACTGAATGGTTGCGAATATGAGTGGGGCGTGCATGTCGCGATTTTCGCCGGGGCTGCGCACCTCACCGAGGAGGAGGTTCGCGCCACGGTGCTGGGCAATGCGAACTCGCCGTGCTGGTCACCGGCCGAGCAGGCCATGATCGCGGCGGTCGAAGCGCTGCATCATCGTGCGACGCTCGATGAACCCGAGTTCGCAGCGCTGTCGGCGCATTACGACAACGCGCAGATTCTGGAAATCATGCTGCTGTGCGGCTTCTATCGTACCGTGTCGTATCTCGCGAACGGGTTGAGGCTGCCGCTGGAGGGGAAGGCGGCGCGGTTTCCGCGCTAG
- a CDS encoding NfeD family protein has product MTEMFVTLGTWNWLIFGFILMGLEVFAPGVFLFWLGLAALLVGLLSFVFHPAWQAQLVMFAVFAAAAVPVWRRLARGRTDANASPFLNKRADALLGREFTLEKPIIDGSGTVRLGDTIWRVAGPDTPAGTRVKVVQVDGANLTVAAA; this is encoded by the coding sequence ATGACCGAGATGTTCGTTACGTTGGGGACCTGGAATTGGCTGATCTTCGGCTTCATCTTGATGGGGCTGGAGGTGTTCGCGCCCGGCGTCTTCCTGTTCTGGCTCGGGCTTGCGGCGCTGCTGGTCGGGCTGCTGTCGTTCGTGTTTCACCCGGCCTGGCAGGCGCAGCTCGTGATGTTCGCGGTGTTTGCGGCAGCGGCAGTGCCAGTGTGGCGCCGGCTCGCGCGCGGCCGCACGGACGCGAATGCGAGCCCGTTCCTCAACAAGCGCGCCGACGCGCTGTTGGGACGCGAGTTCACGCTGGAGAAGCCGATCATCGACGGAAGCGGCACCGTGCGTCTCGGCGACACCATCTGGCGCGTTGCCGGCCCGGATACACCGGCCGGCACCAGGGTGAAGGTGGTGCAGGTGGACGGGGCGAATCTCACCGTGGCGGCGGCGTAG
- a CDS encoding helix-turn-helix domain-containing protein codes for MAKQQVSKQRGVRGSRTGRPIMALLDLLGRRWALRILWELREAPLTSRALRTACDEASPTVLQTRLDELRDAGFIELSDGSGYGLTPLGRELCETFMPLHRFAERWRK; via the coding sequence ATGGCAAAGCAGCAGGTGTCGAAACAGCGTGGCGTGCGCGGCTCGCGCACGGGGCGTCCGATCATGGCGCTGCTCGATCTGCTCGGCCGGCGCTGGGCGTTACGGATTTTGTGGGAGCTGCGCGAAGCCCCCCTCACCTCGCGCGCACTGCGCACCGCCTGCGACGAGGCCTCACCGACGGTGCTGCAGACCCGACTCGACGAATTGCGAGATGCGGGGTTCATCGAGCTAAGCGATGGCAGCGGTTACGGCCTGACCCCGCTCGGCCGCGAACTATGCGAGACGTTCATGCCGCTGCATCGCTTTGCGGAGCGGTGGCGGAAGTGA